A segment of the Plasmodium cynomolgi strain B DNA, scaffold: 0017, whole genome shotgun sequence genome:
TGCACATATATTGTAAtaaactaaaaaatgaaaaatttatgtatgcTTAAAGAAGTTAGTAATTAAGACTCAAAAAAAGATCAATCAGTTCGCCCTAATACAGAGATATATTAGCAATCGTATTCATCTATTTATTTGTTACACATTGCGAAGAAATTGTCATattgaaataataaaaaactgTCAActctttttatgtattatttaatCCATTGTTTAATGtgagaaatataaatagtgcttattttctattatttattattagtataattaatttctttttatacataaatcTAAATGATATTTTCCCGAACGAATTTTGTTGCATTTGTTAATACCACCTCAATGAAACGTCTCATcgttctcaatttttttttcttttttttggtaataaaacttataatatataacattataCTCTAAAATATCTTATATGGGCagtattataaattataatatatatatgtaaactTATATTTAGAACTATGAAACAACACTGACACTATTCATATGTATTGAAGTTTATAACTTATGTGGACGTACGTTTTATTGTTACACTGCatgtaatattaaaaaatgaatagttccattttattataatttataaatacaaataaataaatgacaactttttttatcgagttgtaaaataaaaacatacatagatctaaatatataaatatatttttccaaaaccCTATCGAAAATTAGCAGCACATATTTGAATCGATTTTATTATGCTACATATTTGAATAATACTTCTCAAGACGCAACATATTATttagtattttttccttatgtACATTCTTGAAATGCTacacaaataatttataattcatttgttaaataaaaatagcaaaaacaatttttaaaaccaacgaataataaattaatacataaaagaaaaatattttacaaatgaTATCATATAGAacagtactttttttttttctaatattacttttattttctactGCAACATCTAAACtgataattataaaaaagttgtgcgcaggaaaaacatttttacataaaataaaataagcaatGATTTTATATATCTTTCAACACAttattcttcaaaatatatgtttatgtaaTTAGGCATTTTACTTCTTACTTATGATTTTCAGAATATATGCAAACATAATTTaccctcaaaaaaatggtataATACATGGGATCCTAAGTTATATTCCATAAGCGTACATACGGAATGTAAAATAGTGGAATCTCCTTATAAAGTTGAAAATACTGATATACTTCTCAAAATTTGCTCTTTTGCTTtggaatatttaaaaaataattataaaaaatcacaaaaaaaaatcttttttcttgtaatcGCTGTAAAATGTTTAATTATTGGGTACTTAATAAACTGCATGAAACATCTAAGGATGAATGTTTAACGACCTTTAACTATCTTACTTTTATGATGCACACACGTAATTTTGCTAATTATTACTTAAAGGAAAATGcatgaaaaattgaatatgCTATTGCTACAGATAAGGAAtctgaatgtaaaaaaatgaattttatgaatacCTAGAAGATTATCATCATATTGATAtgaaaagtaaaatgaatCGTCCTGATTGAATAGAATAcaaagaatattttaaaaatatgtgtccattaggaaaatatattgtaaaagTTTTGCCAGATGTAGAAAAACAGAATTTTTCCGCAATTTATGGAACAAAACACAAGTGTAACACGAAAAATACCCTATCTAAGTTGATAGACAACAACCTTGATTTAACCAAAGGAGATTCTGAAGAAAGTTTAGATGAAATGAGCTTTCTAGAAGCAGTCTATAACATCAAAAAAGAACTACAAAGTGACGAATTCACGCACAACTCGTTTTCTTATTTGAAACACAAATGGGATAATGGTATTGAGAAACCGAATTATTCATCTCCTTATACTATGCCACCCATTTTTGCTGTAGCGGAGTATCTGCTGCatacatgtttttttataaagttaaaaaaaaatcgttttaaTCACATGAACACTTTAATTTactattaataatataccATAATTCacaataaatattcatattataattacacattatttatatttttttttttttacccttagTTTACTCCACTTGGACACTTGTTAAGGCGACAAAAcggaagtaaaaataaaaacattcataattttaatcAAACATACACAGTAACATTTCcggatttttaaaaagaatatgatAATATAGATTCTGGAAACTACCGAATAAGTATATCTTATCATCCACAGTGAGACCCAGCACATtctatttttacaaaatttcaGCTAATTTGCAACGACTGGACCACGAAAAGAACAAACATTGTTCACTCAACAAttgtatttaataaaatcaaatAGGTACCCAcgaaatatatatcatttaatAAAGGAGTTACCTCTGTAATTACAaatcaattaaaaatatgcattataaatttacaaaaacatttttttaaaacctgTTCTTCGCAATTCCAAGCATTTCAAGTCATTCACATtcttttccacatttttatgtacaaaactaaattcattttatatatagttAATCCTTTATGCATCtaacacaaataaaaaaatattgaatatatGATGTACAAGAAATTCATAAATTGTTCTCTTTAAACCAGTGTTTATTGTTCTAAAACAGCATGTATTAATagagtaaacaaaaaaaatctatatatttgaacaaaaaattaagaaaacaACATGATgtcctaaaaaaaattcctattTGAAactaatataatttatagtattttaacaaaatggactcctaaaaaaattgaatataagaaaatcattatagaaaagaatttttttcaaatgcatTCTATAATATCagttttggtttttttctaTAGTTCCACATATCTCTTATtagttctttttaaaataaatacctAATAATCAGAATTGTAAGCTT
Coding sequences within it:
- a CDS encoding hypothetical protein (putative), whose protein sequence is MCPLGKYIVKVLPDVEKQNFSAIYGTKHKCNTKNTLSKLIDNNLDLTKGDSEESLDEMSFLEAVYNIKKELQSDEFTHNSFSYLKHKWDN